From a single Rhodospirillaceae bacterium genomic region:
- a CDS encoding alpha/beta fold hydrolase — protein sequence MTDETGAGRTGAGRTERIEFEGSQNARLAARLDLPEGEPRAHALFAHCFTCSKDVFAAARISAGLAERGFAVLRFDFTGLGASGGDFANTNFSSNVQDLVRAADWLRANRRAPDLLVGHSLGGAAVLAAAGDIPEARAVATVGAPADPAHVAHNFRADIERIEADGEAEVRLAGRTFTIRRQFLEDIAGQRLAERIAALKKALIVFHAPLDATVGIGNAGAIFQAAKHPKSFVSLDDADHLLTRRADAAYVADVLASWAARYLPRPEAAERRRLRPEPGELIVYEAGTGKFAQIVDNGAHRLLADEPESFGGTDTGPTPYGYLAAALGACTTMTLRMYADRKGWPVERIATRVRHDKIHAKDCADCETRTGKIDRLGRSIEVRGDIDEEQRARLGEIADKCPVHQTLERRNLIETEIRQMTE from the coding sequence ATGACGGACGAAACCGGGGCAGGCAGGACCGGTGCAGGCAGGACCGAACGGATCGAGTTCGAAGGCTCGCAGAACGCCAGGCTGGCGGCGCGGCTCGACCTGCCGGAGGGCGAACCGCGGGCCCATGCGCTGTTCGCGCACTGCTTCACCTGTTCGAAGGATGTCTTCGCGGCCGCGCGGATCAGCGCCGGCCTCGCCGAACGCGGGTTCGCCGTCCTCCGGTTCGATTTCACCGGCCTCGGCGCGAGCGGCGGCGATTTCGCCAACACCAACTTCTCGTCCAACGTGCAGGACCTGGTCCGTGCGGCGGACTGGCTGCGCGCCAACCGGCGGGCGCCGGACCTGCTGGTCGGCCATTCCCTCGGCGGGGCGGCGGTGCTGGCGGCGGCGGGGGACATCCCCGAAGCCCGGGCGGTCGCCACGGTCGGCGCGCCCGCCGACCCGGCCCATGTCGCGCACAATTTCCGGGCGGACATCGAGAGGATCGAGGCGGACGGGGAGGCCGAGGTCCGGCTGGCCGGCCGCACCTTCACGATCCGCCGGCAGTTTCTGGAGGATATCGCGGGCCAGCGGCTGGCGGAGCGCATCGCTGCCCTGAAGAAGGCGCTGATCGTGTTCCACGCGCCGCTCGATGCAACCGTCGGCATCGGGAATGCCGGCGCGATCTTCCAGGCCGCGAAGCATCCCAAGAGCTTCGTATCGCTCGACGACGCCGACCATCTGCTGACCCGGCGCGCCGACGCGGCCTATGTCGCTGACGTGCTGGCGTCCTGGGCGGCCCGCTACCTGCCGAGGCCAGAGGCGGCGGAACGGCGGCGCCTGCGGCCCGAACCGGGCGAACTGATCGTCTACGAGGCGGGGACCGGCAAGTTCGCCCAGATCGTCGATAACGGCGCGCACCGCCTGCTGGCGGACGAGCCGGAGTCCTTCGGCGGCACCGATACCGGGCCGACGCCCTACGGCTATCTCGCCGCCGCGCTCGGCGCCTGCACGACCATGACGCTCCGGATGTACGCCGACCGCAAGGGCTGGCCGGTCGAGCGGATCGCGACCCGCGTCCGCCACGACAAGATCCACGCCAAAGACTGCGCGGACTGCGAGACCCGGACCGGCAAGATCGACCGGCTCGGCCGCTCCATCGAGGTCCGGGGCGATATCGACGAAGAACAGCGCGCCCGCCTGGGCGAAATCGCCGACAAGTGCCCGGTCCACCAGACCCTCGAGCGCAGGAACCTGATCGAGACGGAAATCCGGCAGATGACGGAGTAG
- a CDS encoding acyl-CoA dehydrogenase family protein → MDFSLSRDQLALQAKARELAEGVFAGRAAEIDRTEAYPWNNVRDMTEAGFFGMTIPEAYGGGGRSYLDTVLVIEEMAKVCGPSGRIAVEANMGAIGAIMAYGSEDQKKLAAGLVLDGDKPAICITEPEAGSAATDMTTRAELRGNRYVVNGMKHWITGGGVSRLHLIFARVFDAEGEDQGIGGFIAIRDETPGLRTGRREPAMGLRGIPETEVHFEDMEIAPDRMVIPPRGLRKGFADLMNAYNSQRVGAGTVALGLAAGAYNRGLDYVQRREQFGRPIAEFQGLQWMLADMSIRLDAARLMLWRAAASAETSGTGFPDPTAAAQSKVMAADLAIEVTNNALQLWGAAGYSRNNPMERYVRDARMFAIAGGTAQILRTLVASRILGRKLPQTRDGYLRLAEAEAREAAE, encoded by the coding sequence ATGGATTTCTCGCTCTCCCGCGACCAGCTCGCGCTCCAGGCAAAGGCCCGCGAACTCGCCGAAGGCGTCTTCGCCGGCCGCGCTGCGGAGATCGACCGGACCGAAGCCTATCCGTGGAACAACGTCCGCGACATGACCGAGGCCGGCTTTTTCGGCATGACGATCCCCGAGGCCTATGGCGGCGGCGGGCGCAGCTACCTCGATACCGTGCTCGTCATCGAGGAGATGGCGAAGGTCTGCGGCCCGTCGGGCCGGATCGCCGTCGAGGCCAACATGGGCGCGATCGGCGCGATCATGGCCTATGGCAGCGAGGACCAGAAGAAGCTGGCCGCCGGCCTGGTGCTGGACGGCGACAAGCCGGCGATCTGCATCACCGAACCGGAGGCCGGCAGCGCGGCGACCGACATGACGACGCGGGCGGAGCTCAGGGGCAACCGCTATGTCGTCAACGGCATGAAGCACTGGATCACCGGCGGCGGCGTCTCGCGCCTGCACCTGATCTTCGCCCGGGTGTTCGACGCCGAAGGCGAGGACCAGGGCATCGGCGGCTTCATCGCGATCCGCGACGAGACGCCGGGCCTGCGCACCGGCCGGCGCGAACCGGCGATGGGCCTGCGCGGCATTCCCGAGACCGAGGTCCATTTCGAGGACATGGAGATCGCGCCGGACAGGATGGTGATCCCGCCGCGCGGCCTGCGCAAGGGCTTCGCCGACCTGATGAACGCCTACAACAGCCAGCGGGTCGGCGCCGGGACGGTCGCGCTCGGCCTCGCGGCCGGCGCCTATAACCGGGGGCTCGACTACGTCCAGCGCCGCGAACAGTTCGGCCGGCCGATCGCCGAGTTCCAGGGCCTGCAATGGATGCTCGCCGACATGAGCATCCGGCTCGACGCCGCCCGGCTCATGCTGTGGCGCGCCGCCGCCAGCGCGGAGACCAGCGGCACCGGCTTCCCGGACCCGACGGCCGCGGCCCAGTCCAAGGTCATGGCCGCCGACCTGGCGATCGAGGTCACCAACAACGCCCTGCAGCTGTGGGGCGCGGCCGGCTATTCGCGCAACAATCCGATGGAGCGCTACGTCCGCGACGCGCGCATGTTCGCCATCGCCGGCGGCACGGCGCAGATCCTGCGCACGCTGGTCGCCTCGCGCATCCTCGGCCGCAAGCTGCCCCAGACCCGCGACGGGTATCTGAGGCTCGCCGAAGCGGAAGCGAGGGAAGCCGCGGAGTAG
- the pncA gene encoding bifunctional nicotinamidase/pyrazinamidase — protein MSDPVIDRHSDALIVVDVQKDFCPGGALAVDRGDAIVPVINALSARFAHVLLTQDWHPRDHKSFASNHRGGAPFDTVEMPYGAQTLWPDHCVQGTRGAEFHGHLDVARAELIIRKGFRSEIDSYSAFFENDRKTPTGLTGYLRERGLSRLFFAGIATDVCVAYSALDSQAQGFDTVVVEDACAAIDRDGSLDAAVKQMAMQGVALLPSAAIR, from the coding sequence ATGAGCGATCCGGTGATCGACCGGCACAGCGATGCCCTGATCGTCGTCGACGTGCAGAAGGATTTCTGCCCGGGCGGCGCGCTCGCGGTCGACCGGGGCGATGCGATCGTGCCCGTCATCAACGCCCTGTCCGCCCGCTTCGCCCATGTCCTGCTGACCCAGGACTGGCATCCGCGCGACCACAAGAGCTTCGCCAGCAACCATCGCGGCGGCGCGCCCTTCGACACGGTGGAGATGCCCTACGGCGCCCAGACCCTGTGGCCCGACCACTGCGTCCAGGGCACCCGCGGCGCCGAGTTTCACGGCCATCTGGACGTCGCGCGGGCCGAGTTGATCATCCGCAAGGGTTTCCGAAGCGAAATAGACAGTTATTCGGCGTTCTTCGAGAATGACAGGAAGACACCGACGGGCCTGACCGGCTATCTGCGCGAGCGCGGCCTGAGCCGGCTGTTCTTCGCCGGCATCGCGACGGACGTCTGCGTCGCCTACTCGGCGCTCGACAGCCAAGCCCAGGGCTTCGATACCGTCGTCGTCGAGGACGCCTGCGCCGCCATCGACCGTGACGGTTCGCTCGACGCCGCCGTGAAACAGATGGCCATGCAGGGCGTCGCCCTGCTGCCCAGCGCCGCGATCCGGTAG
- a CDS encoding ATP-binding protein, whose translation MEEQFQPILLEDHSLEEIVQFLMAGAPVYRTREEDFCLDTDDKRKVFAFYYRNRQLWPSKKNVQSTEVESLLQALEDNLPTTIAQPQAAAAEKPVWHLERVAIHRFGGLHRHIGPNGEDPEDFIFDLTKEITLVSGFNGAGKSALLSAIVWCLTGKALRSQHMPREVHQPIPVDWSTEDEETYEGGDAHPDIAIPPIVPVPTAEDLSLLGDMPKLDTRVQLDFRRENSGEVCRVSRRLERSGKKFSVPVEGLDFLGLPSLAIEAGTLMPGVAAHMRFDEKTDLAQAVSQLTGLKPLQELGLRTERLLNRLRDKEKQAKEKARDEKFDRFKIQHKTLKEGWEEHSDLGEFPKILLPGEVIEVSEDQSASESMADCQSTLAAARTRLKEMKLLMSHDIETILGQKIEFSTQREVDSMVSALDNAAVQISGKALQQLPSIGTLSGIGQISDEDAAIAANAIQDVCGRAQALSSRLEDERQAVRWRLYARVASWHRESHPDEDFSNCPICGSDLENVPDDALLDISVKAALDQCRRTDSDVAKTSKEWERDESAAFLDALPVSVRGYADMALPGTLLALCHKGYVEELLGQEAFSGRLRPLQEKGSALWALVTSEVQLPVVPRSVESNLPTLLAGGKLQKRVTAIARVLMMRAHRENASDAFKLLLSKYIGTVKIADDVAERSTEDVALQFDKKERELEQAPRREQIKALRRAAQNTLPIISLIRQIEDLETVRVEWNTHEYRLSLLRRAADAVEPYLIFPELVYERVSGLIEMLDRDTGNWLGKIYRPHYLGGPSYGGFEPDDDGKFGLRAGIGNMRVPAHQIMNASLLRACIWAFLFAFWEHVRKHSGCISSFLLDDPQTHFDPINSENLAAVFPQMPQRGMRPLIASNDVRFVASVQDKLPSSASDSLTWTAQRLDPISSSKLTASLSPSVEEIREKRDRWREDENNVPKAQDFVECVRVDIENRLWNLLATDPLVLHSPTLADLLGQLRHARNGGERPFEEPPFEKLLSHQALRHSHIFYKIINKAHHQLVNITPQDAADVHREYESVHSILRSCTAAYARFLGRLTNEDRSHMLADAPVAPAPAIVPNLELPVLGELAARSNSDILAIERDQEQFQLSSLGDIALYVIRGSTFGTLALPGQIAIVSLEREAEEGETAIALYQGKAFARRIHRDRKDLSRTLLVSDLSGSENVPPSMLVPTTATRAMPIIGVLYDTRTVVGRDEAVVVESSDTLTRNLAVARIVEDSAYPVIRNGDLVLIEEIGNISRSEMDKLEERIVAVTARSDGESFGYLKRLGQEIGNGVRIYENIGLNGQAVPIAESELLSGGRIHCLERLWRVHGFLRGN comes from the coding sequence ATGGAAGAACAGTTTCAACCAATCCTTTTGGAAGACCACAGTCTAGAAGAAATCGTTCAGTTTCTGATGGCAGGAGCCCCGGTTTACCGGACAAGGGAAGAAGACTTTTGTCTAGACACCGACGACAAGCGCAAGGTCTTTGCATTCTATTACCGCAATCGTCAACTTTGGCCTAGCAAGAAAAATGTTCAGTCTACGGAAGTCGAGAGCCTCCTTCAGGCGCTTGAAGATAACCTACCAACGACCATTGCTCAGCCACAGGCTGCGGCGGCTGAAAAGCCAGTCTGGCATCTTGAACGGGTCGCGATACATCGATTCGGCGGATTGCATCGGCATATAGGACCGAATGGCGAAGACCCCGAGGATTTCATTTTTGATCTGACCAAAGAGATTACGCTGGTAAGCGGCTTCAATGGCGCTGGGAAATCAGCCTTATTGAGCGCAATCGTTTGGTGCCTGACTGGGAAGGCGCTCCGCTCTCAACACATGCCACGCGAGGTACATCAACCGATACCCGTTGATTGGTCGACTGAAGATGAAGAAACCTACGAAGGAGGTGATGCGCATCCTGATATTGCAATACCGCCTATTGTTCCCGTGCCAACGGCCGAAGACCTCTCGTTGCTCGGCGACATGCCCAAACTCGATACGCGTGTTCAGCTTGATTTTAGGCGAGAGAATTCCGGCGAGGTGTGCCGTGTCTCCCGCCGGCTAGAGCGCTCGGGAAAGAAATTTTCGGTGCCGGTCGAGGGTCTCGATTTTCTCGGTCTGCCTTCCCTCGCAATAGAAGCTGGAACGCTTATGCCAGGTGTAGCCGCGCACATGCGTTTCGACGAAAAAACAGATCTTGCGCAAGCTGTTTCACAGCTCACCGGTCTCAAGCCGTTGCAAGAACTCGGTCTCCGTACCGAACGGCTGCTAAACCGCCTCCGCGATAAGGAAAAACAAGCAAAGGAAAAAGCGCGCGACGAAAAATTCGACCGATTCAAGATTCAACATAAGACGCTCAAAGAAGGTTGGGAGGAGCATTCTGACCTTGGAGAATTTCCGAAAATCCTGCTTCCTGGCGAAGTGATCGAGGTTAGTGAAGATCAAAGCGCTTCCGAAAGTATGGCCGATTGCCAGTCGACACTAGCGGCGGCGCGGACGCGGTTGAAGGAAATGAAGTTACTTATGTCTCATGATATAGAGACAATTCTTGGACAAAAGATTGAATTTTCGACGCAGCGCGAAGTCGACTCGATGGTCAGCGCACTCGACAACGCGGCGGTCCAGATCAGTGGCAAAGCTCTACAGCAGTTACCGAGCATAGGTACTCTTTCCGGTATCGGTCAAATTTCTGACGAAGACGCAGCCATTGCCGCGAATGCCATTCAAGATGTTTGTGGTCGCGCCCAAGCGCTTTCCAGTAGACTGGAAGATGAGCGGCAGGCCGTACGCTGGCGTCTCTATGCTCGTGTCGCATCGTGGCATCGGGAAAGTCACCCGGATGAAGATTTCTCGAACTGTCCTATATGCGGCTCCGATCTCGAAAACGTCCCCGATGATGCCCTTCTTGATATCTCTGTGAAAGCAGCGCTTGACCAATGTCGTCGAACTGATAGCGACGTTGCGAAAACTTCTAAGGAATGGGAACGAGACGAATCGGCTGCTTTCTTGGATGCGCTTCCTGTAAGTGTTCGCGGTTATGCGGATATGGCACTACCTGGTACGTTGCTAGCCTTATGCCACAAGGGCTATGTTGAAGAACTGCTCGGACAGGAGGCATTTTCAGGTAGACTACGGCCATTGCAGGAAAAAGGAAGTGCCCTTTGGGCACTGGTTACTAGCGAGGTCCAACTGCCCGTTGTTCCTAGATCGGTGGAAAGCAATTTGCCGACCCTCCTGGCGGGAGGAAAGTTGCAAAAAAGGGTTACTGCGATTGCCCGTGTTCTCATGATGCGTGCGCATCGAGAAAACGCTAGCGATGCTTTTAAATTGCTCTTGTCCAAGTATATCGGTACCGTGAAGATTGCGGATGATGTAGCCGAACGATCGACTGAAGATGTAGCGCTGCAATTTGACAAGAAGGAAAGGGAGCTGGAACAAGCGCCGCGTAGGGAACAAATTAAGGCTTTACGGCGTGCCGCTCAAAATACGCTGCCGATCATTTCTTTGATCCGGCAAATTGAAGATCTGGAAACCGTGCGAGTGGAGTGGAATACGCACGAGTATCGACTGTCGCTATTACGTCGCGCCGCAGATGCGGTCGAGCCCTACCTGATATTTCCGGAACTCGTTTACGAACGCGTTTCCGGTCTCATCGAAATGCTTGACCGTGATACAGGCAATTGGCTAGGCAAAATTTATCGACCACATTATCTGGGAGGACCATCCTATGGGGGATTTGAACCGGACGACGACGGTAAGTTCGGTCTGCGTGCCGGTATCGGCAACATGCGGGTACCTGCACACCAAATAATGAATGCATCGCTCCTTCGGGCCTGTATCTGGGCGTTCCTCTTCGCCTTCTGGGAACACGTTCGTAAGCATTCGGGATGTATCAGCAGCTTCCTGCTCGACGACCCACAAACACACTTCGATCCAATAAACAGCGAAAATCTAGCAGCTGTATTTCCACAGATGCCACAACGCGGCATGCGCCCGCTGATTGCTTCAAACGATGTACGTTTCGTTGCGTCCGTGCAAGATAAACTGCCTTCTTCTGCGTCAGATAGCCTGACATGGACGGCGCAACGGCTCGACCCAATTTCGTCGTCGAAACTTACAGCATCTCTTAGCCCCTCGGTAGAAGAGATTCGCGAGAAACGAGACCGTTGGCGAGAAGACGAAAACAATGTTCCCAAAGCACAAGATTTTGTCGAATGCGTCAGGGTAGATATAGAGAATCGGCTTTGGAATCTTCTTGCAACTGATCCGCTTGTATTGCATTCTCCGACGCTTGCAGATTTGCTGGGACAGCTTCGCCATGCGCGCAACGGGGGCGAACGCCCGTTCGAGGAGCCTCCGTTTGAGAAGCTACTCTCGCACCAAGCGCTACGCCACTCACACATATTTTACAAGATCATTAACAAAGCCCATCACCAACTGGTAAATATCACGCCGCAAGACGCGGCGGACGTTCACAGAGAATACGAAAGTGTTCATAGCATACTACGCAGCTGTACAGCCGCTTATGCGCGGTTCCTTGGCCGATTGACCAACGAAGATCGCAGCCATATGCTCGCTGATGCACCTGTTGCCCCGGCGCCTGCGATTGTGCCTAATTTGGAACTTCCGGTACTCGGCGAATTGGCTGCGCGCAGTAATTCCGATATTCTTGCAATCGAGAGAGATCAGGAGCAGTTTCAATTAAGCTCTCTAGGCGACATTGCATTATATGTGATTCGCGGCTCTACATTCGGTACTTTAGCACTTCCGGGCCAGATTGCAATTGTTTCACTAGAAAGGGAAGCTGAAGAGGGAGAGACTGCCATTGCGTTGTATCAAGGAAAGGCATTTGCGCGGCGCATTCACCGAGACCGCAAAGATCTTTCCCGGACTCTACTTGTCTCGGACCTCTCTGGATCGGAGAACGTACCTCCTTCAATGTTAGTTCCTACAACCGCAACTCGCGCAATGCCAATTATAGGTGTGCTGTACGATACGCGGACAGTTGTGGGTCGTGATGAAGCTGTAGTTGTAGAGTCCAGTGATACACTTACTCGAAACTTAGCGGTAGCGCGTATTGTTGAGGACAGCGCGTACCCTGTAATTCGAAATGGTGATTTGGTTCTCATAGAAGAAATTGGGAATATCTCGAGATCAGAGATGGATAAGCTTGAAGAGAGAATTGTTGCCGTTACCGCACGTAGTGATGGCGAGAGTTTTGGCTACCTTAAGCGTCTTGGACAAGAGATTGGAAACGGCGTACGCATTTACGAGAATATAGGTCTTAATGGGCAAGCCGTTCCGATCGCCGAGAGCGAATTACTAAGTGGAGGTAGAATACACTGCCTTGAGCGGCTTTGGCGAGTTCACGGTTTTCTGAGGGGTAATTGA
- the pcaD gene encoding 3-oxoadipate enol-lactonase translates to MTGKGMTGGLQFAKIDDIVVHYRVDGPADGPKLVFSNSLGTDFRTWDAVTARLSGRYRILRYDTRGHGLTSCPEGGYAIERLGDDLAGVMNAAGFDRATICGLSVGGVTAQQLHKAHPGKVRALILCDTAAKIGDDAMWQARIDNALGPDGIAGMAEAILQRWFSDGFPKTDPVAFAGWRTMLVHTPAAGYAGVSHALKDGDLRSHCAKIDVPTLVICGAEDGATTPAMNRELAGAIPGARYLEIPQSGHLPCIEQPAALADAIAGYMQEHGGG, encoded by the coding sequence ATGACAGGTAAAGGCATGACGGGCGGATTGCAGTTCGCCAAAATCGACGACATCGTCGTCCATTACCGGGTCGACGGGCCGGCCGACGGGCCCAAGCTGGTGTTTTCCAACTCGCTCGGCACCGACTTCCGGACCTGGGACGCCGTGACCGCCCGCCTGTCCGGCCGCTACCGCATCCTGCGCTACGATACCCGCGGCCACGGGCTGACATCCTGCCCCGAGGGGGGCTATGCCATCGAGCGGCTGGGCGACGACCTCGCCGGGGTCATGAACGCCGCCGGCTTCGACCGCGCCACGATCTGCGGGCTTTCGGTCGGCGGGGTGACGGCGCAGCAGCTCCACAAGGCCCATCCGGGCAAGGTCCGGGCGCTGATCCTGTGCGACACGGCGGCGAAGATCGGCGACGACGCCATGTGGCAGGCGCGGATCGACAACGCCCTCGGCCCGGACGGCATTGCGGGCATGGCCGAAGCCATTCTGCAACGCTGGTTCTCCGACGGGTTCCCGAAGACGGACCCGGTCGCCTTCGCCGGCTGGCGCACCATGCTGGTCCACACGCCGGCGGCCGGCTACGCCGGGGTCTCCCACGCGCTCAAGGACGGCGACCTGCGCAGCCATTGCGCGAAGATCGACGTACCGACCCTGGTGATCTGCGGCGCCGAGGACGGCGCGACCACACCGGCCATGAACAGGGAACTGGCCGGCGCCATTCCCGGCGCGCGCTATCTGGAAATCCCGCAATCCGGCCATCTGCCCTGCATCGAGCAGCCGGCGGCCCTGGCCGATGCGATCGCCGGCTATATGCAGGAGCATGGCGGTGGCTGA
- the pcaC gene encoding 4-carboxymuconolactone decarboxylase — translation MAEPGGDAFEKGMATRRAVLGDAHVDRASAGATPFDAGFQRHITARAWGDVWSDPQLDRRTRSLLTLALLGALGHHEELAMHVRATRNTGATPEDIREALMHVAVYAGVPAANRAFAVAKRTLAEMAEEEGDR, via the coding sequence GTGGCTGAACCGGGCGGCGACGCTTTCGAAAAGGGCATGGCGACCCGCCGCGCCGTGCTCGGCGACGCCCATGTCGACCGCGCCTCGGCCGGCGCCACGCCGTTCGACGCCGGCTTCCAGCGCCACATCACCGCGCGCGCCTGGGGCGACGTCTGGAGCGATCCGCAGCTCGACCGGCGGACGCGCAGCCTGCTCACCCTCGCGCTGCTCGGCGCGCTCGGCCATCACGAGGAGCTGGCGATGCATGTCCGCGCGACCCGCAACACCGGCGCGACGCCGGAAGACATCCGCGAGGCGCTGATGCATGTCGCCGTCTATGCCGGCGTGCCGGCGGCCAACCGGGCCTTCGCCGTCGCCAAGCGGACGCTCGCCGAGATGGCAGAAGAAGAGGGAGACCGATGA
- the pcaH gene encoding protocatechuate 3,4-dioxygenase subunit beta: MADPAPYRARDWDVHPAYDYPAYASTEFRAPKQPLVPIPHTLSEVTGPSFGREAAPEGEADLTVNARVNGEPMGERIIVTGRVLDENGRAVPDTMVEIWQSNAAGRYIHEVDQHDAPLDPNFIGAGRTVTDADGRYRFVTVRPGAYPWGNHHNAWRPAHIHFSLFGPGFATRLVSQMYFPGDPLLEFDPIFNGSPSPEAMQALVADFSMEVTRPEWALGYEWDIVLRGRDATPMEG; this comes from the coding sequence ATGGCCGATCCCGCGCCCTACCGCGCCCGCGACTGGGACGTGCATCCCGCCTACGACTACCCGGCCTACGCGTCGACCGAATTCCGCGCGCCGAAGCAACCGCTCGTGCCGATCCCGCACACCCTGTCCGAAGTGACCGGGCCGTCCTTCGGGCGCGAAGCTGCGCCGGAGGGCGAGGCCGACCTGACGGTCAACGCCCGGGTCAACGGCGAGCCGATGGGCGAGCGCATCATCGTCACCGGCCGGGTGCTCGACGAGAACGGCCGGGCGGTGCCGGACACGATGGTCGAGATCTGGCAGTCCAACGCCGCCGGGCGCTACATCCACGAGGTCGACCAGCACGATGCGCCGCTCGATCCGAACTTCATCGGCGCCGGCCGCACCGTGACCGACGCCGACGGGCGCTACCGCTTCGTCACCGTCAGGCCCGGCGCCTATCCCTGGGGCAACCACCATAACGCCTGGCGGCCGGCCCATATCCACTTCTCCCTGTTCGGGCCCGGCTTTGCGACCCGGCTGGTCTCCCAGATGTATTTTCCCGGCGACCCGCTGCTCGAATTCGACCCGATCTTCAACGGCTCGCCGAGCCCGGAGGCGATGCAGGCCCTGGTCGCGGACTTCTCGATGGAGGTCACCCGGCCGGAATGGGCGCTCGGCTACGAATGGGACATCGTCCTGCGCGGCCGCGACGCGACTCCGATGGAAGGGTAG
- the pcaG gene encoding protocatechuate 3,4-dioxygenase subunit alpha, whose protein sequence is MAKQTASQTVGPFFLYGLTPELADGIRYTGYTANVLATEDTAGEHIVVEGRVLDGEGDPVPDSMVEIWQANAAGRYRHAEDDRADAPLDDSFLGFGRTGTDRDGAFRFHTVKPGPVPGLGNAWQAPHIVVCVFARGMLSHAYTRLYFSDEAEANSADPVLGAVDAARRPTLIAERAQSRGRTVYRFVIRLQGDGETVFFDV, encoded by the coding sequence ATGGCAAAGCAGACCGCATCCCAGACCGTCGGCCCCTTCTTCCTCTACGGCCTGACGCCGGAGCTTGCCGACGGCATCCGCTATACCGGCTACACGGCCAACGTGCTGGCGACGGAGGATACGGCCGGCGAGCATATCGTCGTCGAAGGCCGGGTGCTGGACGGGGAGGGCGACCCGGTGCCCGATTCCATGGTCGAAATCTGGCAGGCCAACGCCGCCGGCCGCTACCGCCACGCCGAGGACGACCGGGCGGACGCGCCGCTCGACGACAGCTTCCTCGGCTTCGGCCGCACGGGCACGGACAGGGACGGCGCGTTCCGGTTCCACACGGTCAAGCCCGGCCCGGTGCCCGGCCTGGGCAATGCCTGGCAGGCGCCGCACATCGTCGTCTGCGTGTTTGCCCGCGGCATGCTCTCCCACGCCTATACAAGGCTCTACTTCTCCGACGAAGCCGAGGCGAACTCGGCCGATCCGGTGCTCGGCGCGGTCGACGCCGCGCGCCGGCCGACGCTGATCGCCGAACGGGCGCAGAGCCGTGGCCGGACCGTCTACCGCTTCGTCATCCGCCTCCAGGGCGACGGCGAGACGGTGTTCTTCGATGTCTGA